In the Muricauda sp. MAR_2010_75 genome, one interval contains:
- a CDS encoding RagB/SusD family nutrient uptake outer membrane protein, with protein sequence MKRIANYLSISLLVPLMFSCTDLEIEETDSLITDGFAGVQDVQSEVTNLANSIAGGALANQESLFALNEVTTDEYVVPTRGSDWGDNGRWLSIHRHTWNAELFDIIQPWQQLNAVSFNASRVISPKSVNTSGGDLTTLKAQAHFYRAWAYHWILDMWRQIPYRDLDLPNSAIPEVLTGQVAIDSIVADLNIAIADLPEVSVGDPISAKATPSKAAAHLLMARLHLNKHVYLGTEPQASDMQVVVDAVDAITASGYTLAEPGKYFDIFKPSNDVETIWWSAADAGPRIWHTLHYNQDFPGFNDGGGWNGFTTLAEFYDLFEGPADTNYPGDGQEERRGVVHDPSTANAENLGIGLGFLINQQYEQDGTPLDARENVGGVPLVFTREAEKAEYSAPADNAVLETSGIRMFKYHPNEEGGDRRRHIVRYRYADAFLMKAEAMWRMGGDPTAMINELRTTRDASPLLSVTAADMLAERGRELYQEMVRRQDLIRFGEYSRAWNLKEASDDTRLIFPIPISDVLANPNLQQNPGY encoded by the coding sequence ATGAAAAGAATCGCTAATTATTTAAGTATATCGCTTCTAGTTCCTTTAATGTTCTCATGTACAGATTTGGAAATAGAAGAAACAGATTCCCTTATAACCGACGGATTTGCAGGGGTTCAAGACGTACAAAGTGAAGTTACCAACCTAGCAAACAGTATCGCTGGTGGAGCACTTGCCAATCAGGAGAGTTTATTTGCTTTGAACGAAGTTACCACGGACGAATATGTAGTGCCTACAAGAGGTAGTGACTGGGGAGACAATGGTCGTTGGCTTTCCATTCATCGTCATACCTGGAATGCTGAATTATTTGACATCATTCAGCCATGGCAGCAATTGAACGCCGTAAGTTTTAATGCCAGTCGGGTAATCAGCCCTAAAAGTGTCAACACTTCTGGAGGAGACCTTACTACTTTAAAAGCACAAGCACATTTTTACCGTGCTTGGGCATACCATTGGATATTGGATATGTGGCGGCAGATTCCGTATAGAGATTTGGATCTCCCAAACAGTGCAATTCCTGAGGTTTTAACAGGCCAAGTTGCCATTGATAGTATTGTTGCTGATTTGAATATTGCCATTGCTGACCTTCCGGAAGTATCCGTTGGAGACCCGATCAGCGCCAAAGCAACCCCTTCAAAAGCTGCCGCCCACCTCTTAATGGCAAGGCTTCACCTGAACAAACATGTCTACTTGGGAACAGAACCCCAAGCTTCGGATATGCAGGTCGTTGTTGATGCTGTGGATGCAATAACCGCAAGTGGTTATACCTTGGCTGAACCTGGAAAATATTTTGACATATTCAAACCAAGTAACGACGTGGAAACCATTTGGTGGTCAGCTGCTGATGCCGGCCCAAGGATTTGGCACACACTTCACTACAACCAAGACTTCCCAGGATTCAATGACGGAGGAGGTTGGAATGGATTTACAACACTTGCAGAATTCTATGATCTTTTCGAAGGACCCGCGGATACAAATTACCCTGGGGACGGACAAGAAGAACGAAGAGGAGTTGTACACGACCCAAGTACGGCCAACGCAGAAAATTTAGGGATTGGCCTTGGTTTCTTGATCAATCAACAATATGAGCAAGATGGAACACCCCTAGATGCCAGAGAAAATGTGGGAGGAGTTCCCTTAGTATTTACAAGAGAAGCCGAAAAAGCAGAATATTCGGCACCTGCAGACAATGCAGTTTTAGAAACCTCCGGAATTAGGATGTTCAAATACCACCCTAATGAAGAAGGTGGAGATAGAAGACGACACATTGTACGTTACAGATATGCCGATGCCTTCTTGATGAAAGCCGAAGCCATGTGGCGTATGGGAGGAGATCCAACAGCAATGATAAACGAATTGAGAACTACTAGAGATGCTTCTCCATTGTTATCTGTTACAGCAGCAGATATGCTCGCCGAAAGAGGTCGTGAACTTTATCAGGAAATGGTAAGAAGACAGGATTTAATACGATTTGGTGAATATTCACGCGCTTGGAATCTTAAGGAAGCTAGTGATGACACTAGATTGATTTTCCCAATTCCGATTTCGGATGTTCTGGCGAATCCAAACCTTCAGCAGAATCCTGGATACTAA
- a CDS encoding VCBS repeat-containing protein: MKLTYLIICPFIILFLSCTEKESERVDKPDVETLFTLLPPDKTGVTFVNTVKNKKDFNIFKYRNFYNGGGVALGDINNDGLLDIYFTGNMEPNRLYLNKGNMQFEDISESAGVLGNKPWSTGVSMVDINQDGLLDIYVCNAGNMEGNNHDNDLYINNGDLTFTEKASEYNLAKTGFTTHASFFDYDKDGDLDVYILNNSNIPVSSLGYAEQRTVRAQDWEGVPHIFKGVGDMLLRNDNGKFVEVSEEAGIYGSLIGFGLGVLITDFNGDLFPDIYVSNDFYERDYLYINQKDGTFNEEIMKWTSHLSLSAMGIDIADINNDGHNDIFITDMLPEKEHRVKSVMEFEGYTIFDLKQSKDFGQQYIQNTLQLNNGNGTFSEIAYYSGVDATDWSWAGLMFDMDNDGFKDIFITNGINHDLTDLDFVDFFANEIVQKMALTGKKESIDSIINKMPVKPQPNYAYKNNGDFSFKNANKEWGFELPSRSNGAAYGDLDNDGDLDLVINNVNTPAFIYRNNTDTQLDNNYIQLKFKGSKTNLFGVGTLAKFYFDGHIINQELIPSRGFQSSMEYGMTIGLGKSETLDSIRIVWPDQQTQKITNVEANQRITLNYADATEIYDPIKKENKKPFLTELETGTIMAHQEDNYNDFDYEGLIYQKLSQEGPSLAVADINGDGNEDFFIGGARNQPGTIYLHNGNGKITQKPSRAFEEDQMLEDVAAAFFDADGDNDLDLMVGSGGNNVSEQRSYVPRLYLNDGKGNFTRSESQLPSTFKNVSTISPFDFDDDGDMDVFIGSRSVVGVYGISPDHLFLENMGDGTFANVTERLGYDLKDAGMVTDSKWVDIDGDSKKDLIVTAEWDTPKIYKNTGRRLTKMPSSLDSLYGWWNTVESADLDNDGDMDLILGNQGLNLHYKPSMEHPMKLWINDYDNNGTIEQIATMGQDGGDYPIHQKRELTQQLPGLKKQNLKASDYAHRTIHELFPEQVVKNSIVKKVETSASVIAINEGGGKFTIKNLHPRVQLSCVCDITCADVNKDGNLDLIMAGNNFEYKPQFSRLDASYGNLLLGDGKLGFEWQEYNVSGFKVKDEVKYMEQFKDKNGKTFVIVAINNNKPKIFAIDE; this comes from the coding sequence ATGAAACTTACATATCTAATCATATGTCCTTTTATAATTCTTTTTTTGTCCTGTACGGAAAAGGAATCAGAAAGGGTGGATAAACCAGATGTTGAGACACTCTTCACCTTATTACCCCCAGATAAAACAGGGGTAACTTTTGTCAACACAGTAAAAAACAAAAAAGATTTTAACATCTTTAAGTATCGTAACTTCTACAACGGCGGCGGTGTAGCTCTTGGAGATATAAATAATGATGGCTTGCTGGATATCTATTTCACCGGCAACATGGAACCCAATAGGCTTTATCTAAACAAAGGCAATATGCAATTTGAAGATATATCGGAAAGTGCCGGGGTCTTGGGCAACAAACCATGGTCCACCGGAGTGTCCATGGTTGATATAAACCAAGATGGACTATTGGACATCTATGTCTGCAACGCGGGAAACATGGAGGGCAACAACCACGATAACGACCTCTACATTAACAATGGAGATCTAACTTTTACCGAAAAGGCCAGTGAATACAACTTGGCCAAAACAGGCTTTACCACCCATGCCTCTTTCTTTGATTATGACAAGGATGGTGATTTGGATGTTTATATTCTTAACAACAGCAACATACCTGTAAGTAGTCTTGGTTATGCTGAACAACGTACAGTCCGTGCCCAAGATTGGGAAGGTGTGCCACATATCTTTAAAGGGGTGGGTGATATGCTGTTACGAAATGATAATGGCAAGTTTGTAGAAGTAAGCGAAGAAGCAGGTATATATGGCAGTCTCATTGGTTTCGGACTAGGAGTGTTGATTACGGATTTTAACGGCGACCTTTTTCCTGATATATATGTATCCAATGATTTTTATGAAAGGGATTATCTCTACATCAACCAAAAAGATGGCACCTTCAATGAAGAAATAATGAAGTGGACCTCGCATTTGAGCCTATCTGCTATGGGAATTGATATTGCAGACATCAATAATGATGGGCATAACGATATTTTCATCACCGACATGTTGCCCGAAAAAGAACATCGGGTAAAATCTGTGATGGAATTTGAGGGATATACAATTTTTGACCTAAAACAGAGCAAGGATTTTGGCCAACAATACATTCAGAATACACTGCAACTCAACAATGGAAATGGAACATTTTCGGAAATAGCCTATTATAGCGGTGTTGATGCCACAGACTGGAGTTGGGCCGGACTTATGTTTGATATGGACAATGACGGTTTCAAGGACATCTTTATCACCAATGGTATCAATCACGATCTTACAGACTTGGATTTTGTCGATTTTTTCGCCAACGAAATCGTTCAAAAAATGGCCCTTACAGGTAAAAAGGAATCCATTGACTCCATAATCAATAAAATGCCGGTTAAACCCCAACCCAATTACGCTTATAAAAATAATGGGGACTTTTCATTTAAGAATGCCAATAAAGAATGGGGGTTTGAACTGCCGTCCCGCTCCAATGGCGCCGCCTATGGGGATTTGGACAATGATGGCGACTTGGATTTGGTCATCAACAATGTAAACACTCCTGCCTTTATTTACAGAAATAACACTGACACCCAATTGGACAACAACTATATTCAATTGAAGTTCAAAGGGTCCAAAACCAACCTATTTGGTGTGGGCACCCTGGCCAAGTTTTATTTTGATGGCCACATCATTAACCAAGAGCTTATCCCTTCCAGAGGGTTTCAATCCTCCATGGAATATGGCATGACCATCGGCCTGGGCAAATCAGAAACCTTGGATTCAATACGCATTGTTTGGCCCGATCAACAAACCCAGAAAATCACAAATGTAGAAGCCAACCAGCGCATCACTTTAAACTATGCCGATGCAACCGAAATCTATGATCCCATCAAAAAAGAAAACAAAAAACCTTTCTTGACAGAGTTGGAAACTGGAACCATAATGGCTCACCAAGAGGACAACTACAACGATTTTGACTACGAAGGTCTTATCTATCAAAAACTCTCGCAAGAAGGCCCTTCTTTGGCGGTGGCCGATATCAATGGAGATGGAAATGAGGATTTCTTTATTGGTGGAGCCCGGAACCAGCCTGGAACCATCTATCTGCACAACGGAAATGGAAAAATCACCCAAAAACCATCAAGGGCATTTGAGGAAGACCAAATGCTAGAAGATGTTGCCGCGGCCTTTTTTGATGCCGATGGTGATAATGACCTAGACCTCATGGTAGGTTCGGGCGGTAATAATGTTAGTGAACAACGCAGTTACGTCCCTCGATTATACTTAAATGACGGCAAAGGGAATTTCACCCGTTCTGAAAGTCAGCTGCCATCAACCTTTAAAAATGTTTCGACCATATCCCCTTTTGATTTTGACGATGATGGTGATATGGATGTATTTATAGGTTCGCGTAGCGTGGTGGGCGTTTATGGCATATCACCAGACCATCTTTTCCTGGAAAATATGGGAGATGGTACCTTTGCCAATGTTACCGAGCGATTGGGCTACGACCTTAAGGATGCCGGAATGGTAACCGATTCCAAATGGGTGGACATTGATGGGGATTCCAAAAAAGACCTCATTGTTACAGCGGAATGGGACACTCCAAAAATCTACAAAAATACGGGCAGAAGGCTCACCAAAATGCCTTCTTCATTGGATAGCCTTTACGGATGGTGGAATACTGTGGAAAGTGCAGATTTGGACAATGACGGGGACATGGATTTGATTCTTGGGAATCAAGGATTAAACCTGCACTATAAACCTTCCATGGAGCACCCCATGAAATTATGGATCAACGATTACGACAACAATGGTACCATTGAACAAATTGCAACCATGGGTCAAGATGGCGGTGATTACCCAATCCACCAAAAAAGGGAGCTCACCCAGCAGTTGCCGGGCCTAAAAAAGCAAAACCTGAAAGCGTCGGACTATGCCCACAGGACCATCCACGAACTTTTTCCAGAGCAAGTGGTTAAGAATTCCATCGTAAAAAAAGTGGAAACTTCCGCTTCGGTGATAGCCATTAACGAAGGTGGTGGTAAGTTTACCATTAAAAATCTTCATCCTCGGGTGCAACTATCCTGCGTTTGTGATATTACCTGTGCCGATGTGAACAAAGACGGCAATCTGGACCTGATCATGGCAGGGAACAATTTTGAATACAAACCGCAATTCTCCAGACTGGACGCCAGCTATGGAAATCTTTTATTGGGCGACGGCAAGCTTGGATTTGAATGGCAGGAGTATAACGTGAGTGGGTTTAAGGTAAAGGACGAGGTAAAGTATATGGAGCAATTCAAGGACAAAAACGGAAAAACATTCGTTAT
- a CDS encoding SusC/RagA family TonB-linked outer membrane protein has product MKITLLRSLLLLGAFLCFSMVKAQTVSGTVSDANGPLPGASVLVKGTTNGTQTDFDGNYTLDGIGESATLVFSYIGYKTVETAVNGRSTINITMEEDAQALDEVVIIGYGQTTVKDATGAVAAVTSEDFNQGVISSPEQLIQGKTAGVQITQSSGEPGAGIALRIRGTGSVRANNSPLFVIDGVPVTNEGVSAGGADLGTGTSGNRNPLNFLNPNDIESMSILKDASATAIYGSRGANGVVIITTKSGKGAGSEGQWSFNTSLNISEVRETYDLLTAEEFIEAGGANLGSKTDWQDFVFRTTASTDNTLSYARNYGKGNVRATFGYAKQFGVIEDTNLERITGRINANHRFLDDKLRVGLQATISRINDQRPFVSRTSGSTGDLLASAYYGNPTLSSNPDTSAEPDRNPANLLAYYQDITNTNRFLGNLSLEYDITDEFTAKLNLGYDASDSSRGQVVGPQILGLQNGAQNNGRAAVSNLDTENKLMEVTVNYTKEFENSNLDALVGYSFQDFNRNGQNILGQGYGGGNLNQILAATNQAFNATKNLASGYQAYGVGTFEDEPDAGNQFRILNLFPSPNITTGPVPLLPVTAFTVDTFDTTDELQSFFGRVNYTLYNKYLFTATFRADGSSRFGGNNKYGYFPSAAFAWKLNEEDFVGDAFSTLKLRLSWGITGNQEGIGYGNYLNRTRWGRFNAPTLDISSNSQITAPATRALAFENPDLKWEETTQYAVGLDFGFSNDRLTGNLDFYRKETSDILLNLPAVQPSNEPFSFQNVDGVIVNQGVEFGLDYDIIRSEDVSWNANFNIAYNDNELTDYDGPDIQAGQVYGQGLSNAFVQILTEGRSLFTYNLRNVDADLNVDTDPSIQDKSGLPTVTAGFSTSASYKNWDASLFFSGQFGHYVYNNTANALFALPQVGSRNNLKSVIDSGVGPSSQNPSTFFLEKGDFVRLQTASIGYNVPLSGDGTLKSMRLNLTGQNLLLITDYSGPDPEVSTSDVPQAIGGVPSASIDYLSYPRPRTFSLGINVTF; this is encoded by the coding sequence ATGAAGATTACGCTACTTAGAAGCCTTTTGCTGCTTGGAGCTTTTTTATGCTTCAGTATGGTGAAAGCTCAAACAGTATCTGGTACTGTTTCGGATGCAAACGGACCATTGCCGGGAGCAAGCGTATTGGTTAAAGGAACAACCAATGGTACGCAAACCGATTTTGACGGTAATTACACATTGGACGGTATCGGCGAATCGGCAACTCTTGTGTTCAGTTATATTGGATACAAAACTGTAGAAACCGCTGTTAACGGCCGATCTACCATTAACATAACCATGGAGGAAGATGCCCAGGCATTGGATGAGGTTGTTATCATTGGTTATGGTCAAACAACGGTTAAAGACGCAACGGGTGCGGTGGCAGCCGTAACCTCGGAAGATTTCAACCAAGGTGTCATTTCTTCACCAGAGCAGTTGATACAAGGTAAAACTGCAGGTGTTCAAATCACGCAAAGTAGTGGTGAGCCCGGTGCAGGCATTGCTCTGCGTATCAGGGGAACAGGTTCCGTTAGGGCCAACAACAGTCCGCTATTTGTAATTGACGGTGTTCCTGTTACCAATGAAGGAGTCTCTGCTGGTGGTGCCGATTTGGGTACAGGTACAAGTGGGAATCGTAACCCTCTTAACTTTCTTAACCCAAACGACATAGAAAGTATGAGTATCTTAAAAGATGCTTCTGCAACAGCAATCTATGGTTCACGTGGCGCGAACGGTGTTGTTATCATCACCACCAAGTCCGGTAAAGGGGCAGGTTCAGAAGGTCAATGGAGTTTTAATACCAGCTTGAATATTTCTGAAGTTAGGGAAACCTATGATTTGTTGACCGCCGAAGAGTTTATTGAAGCAGGTGGTGCAAATTTGGGTTCTAAGACAGATTGGCAAGATTTTGTGTTCAGAACTACTGCGTCAACAGACAATACACTTTCATATGCGCGTAATTATGGTAAAGGGAACGTTCGCGCGACTTTTGGATATGCAAAGCAATTCGGTGTAATTGAGGATACGAATTTAGAACGTATTACCGGTCGCATCAACGCCAACCACAGATTCCTTGATGATAAACTTAGGGTTGGACTACAGGCCACAATTTCTAGAATCAATGACCAAAGACCTTTTGTAAGTAGAACTTCCGGGAGTACAGGTGACTTGCTAGCCTCTGCATACTACGGTAACCCTACCTTGTCTTCAAACCCAGACACAAGCGCAGAGCCCGATAGAAATCCCGCTAACCTGCTTGCCTATTATCAAGATATCACTAATACCAACAGGTTTTTAGGAAACCTTTCATTGGAATATGATATTACTGATGAATTTACTGCCAAACTGAATTTGGGATACGACGCTTCTGACTCATCCAGGGGACAGGTAGTTGGCCCTCAAATTCTTGGTTTGCAAAACGGCGCACAAAATAATGGACGTGCCGCAGTGAGTAATTTGGATACTGAAAACAAGTTAATGGAAGTTACCGTTAACTATACAAAAGAGTTTGAGAACTCAAACTTGGATGCGTTAGTAGGTTATTCATTTCAAGATTTTAACAGAAATGGACAAAATATCCTGGGGCAAGGATACGGAGGCGGTAATTTGAATCAAATCCTCGCAGCTACAAACCAAGCTTTTAATGCTACAAAAAATTTGGCCTCCGGTTATCAGGCTTACGGGGTGGGTACATTCGAAGATGAGCCTGATGCTGGCAATCAATTCAGAATTTTAAATTTATTCCCGAGTCCTAATATCACAACGGGTCCGGTACCATTACTACCGGTCACTGCATTTACAGTGGATACCTTTGATACCACGGACGAATTGCAGTCTTTCTTTGGAAGGGTTAACTATACCTTATACAACAAGTATTTGTTCACTGCCACTTTTAGGGCAGACGGTTCCTCAAGATTTGGTGGAAACAACAAATACGGTTATTTCCCCTCGGCGGCGTTTGCCTGGAAGTTAAACGAAGAAGACTTTGTTGGTGATGCCTTTTCCACACTTAAACTTCGTTTGAGCTGGGGTATTACAGGTAATCAAGAAGGTATTGGTTACGGTAACTATTTGAACAGAACCAGATGGGGAAGATTCAATGCTCCAACACTTGATATCTCCTCCAACTCGCAAATTACAGCTCCCGCTACACGTGCGCTTGCGTTTGAGAACCCAGATTTGAAATGGGAAGAAACAACACAATACGCTGTGGGTCTTGATTTTGGTTTTTCCAACGATCGATTGACGGGTAACTTAGATTTTTATCGAAAGGAAACCTCAGACATCCTTCTAAACCTTCCAGCGGTACAGCCTTCCAATGAACCATTTTCATTTCAAAATGTAGATGGAGTAATTGTGAACCAAGGAGTTGAATTTGGTTTGGATTATGACATTATTAGATCGGAAGATGTTAGCTGGAACGCTAATTTCAATATTGCATACAACGACAACGAATTAACCGACTATGACGGACCAGACATTCAAGCTGGCCAGGTTTACGGACAAGGTTTGTCCAATGCATTTGTGCAAATATTGACAGAAGGAAGATCACTTTTTACTTACAATTTAAGAAATGTAGATGCTGATCTTAACGTAGACACCGATCCCAGCATACAAGATAAATCAGGTCTGCCTACGGTAACAGCTGGTTTCTCAACAAGCGCTAGTTATAAAAACTGGGATGCTTCCCTATTCTTCTCAGGTCAGTTTGGACATTATGTCTACAACAATACTGCCAATGCACTTTTTGCGCTACCTCAAGTTGGAAGTAGAAACAACTTAAAAAGTGTTATTGATAGTGGCGTTGGCCCATCAAGCCAAAATCCAAGCACCTTTTTCTTGGAAAAAGGAGATTTTGTGCGGCTCCAAACTGCTTCTATCGGATATAATGTGCCCTTAAGTGGAGATGGAACTCTAAAAAGCATGCGATTGAATCTAACCGGTCAAAACTTATTGTTGATTACCGATTACAGCGGTCCAGACCCTGAGGTAAGTACTTCAGACGTACCTCAGGCAATCGGAGGAGTTCCTTCTGCATCTATAGATTATTTATCCTATCCTAGACCTCGAACTTTTAGTTTAGGTATAAATGTTACATTTTAA